The DNA segment CTCCTGCAACCAGCGTAAGATTCGCTCCCCTTTTCGGATGTTGAGCTGCGTGCCCACCGCAAACCAGCCCAGAAAGAGGATCACTGCAAGAATGAATACGCTCAGGCCGACGGTGTTAGACATAGAAGGCGCCCCCGGCATCAAGAGGAATCGTCGATGGCATGATTGGGCAATAATTGATTTTCATTACGATTTCATGGCCCGCATGAGCGACCCCATAGTATTACAACGAGACCGCATTGCAAATGGAGTTGTAGAGCGATCATTCGGTAATGACACCACTTGGATATATCGCATATCTCGCCACCGGCAGTTTCTTATTGAACTTGCGTCCGGCAAGTCTTAAACTTTCTCCCGGCTAGCCGACCCCCACGTTGGCCCCTCGGAACAAAAAGTAGCGGCCGGCTTGCCACCTGAAGCTTTCGATTACACGATCCCATTCCCCGAACTGAACGGTAAAGAAGAAGTACGAAAGTAGAGATCATTGGGGTGGAGCATTCCTCGCATTTCCTCATTTTGTTGAGACACGGCGGTTTGAATCAGGGCAAGGCATTTGAACGATCCAAGAACTCTTTGTTCATCTGGATGTGACCGCAACTACGATCTAAGCTCATATTCTGACTCGGGGTGGCATGGAGTTCGCAGTCCGTTTGACGAGCTTTGAAATAAGACAGGGGGATGTTATACCGATCGGCATAAGACGCCATGATAAAAAGCAACATGGAACGCCAGTAGATGATATTGAAAACTTTATCGCAGAAGTATTGGCGGAATCAATGGCGTATTAAGCGGACCGAAAACCCATATTCCGCAGGATATGCGGATCAATCCATTTAATGTTAGGCCGATCTGTATAGTATTGACTTTGTACATACGCTCCCTCATAATCACACATGGACGTCGTCTATCGTCTGAGCGGGATTAGTTTCGTTTGGGATCGAAGAAAGGCGCAAACCAACCTCCAGAAGCATGGGATTGCCTTCGAAACAGCTTGTGAGATCTTCTTTGATCCCTTCGTACGTCTGATCGAAACCGAAGTCGTTAGCGGGGAAGAGCGCGAGGCCGCCGTCGGCATGACCAGCGACTGGAGACTCCTGAAAGTCATTTACGTGTTCCGCCCAGAGGCCGTCCGCATCATCTCCGCTCGACCCATCACTTTAAGGGAAAGAAAGACCTATGAAGAGCAGGGAATTGCGGGCGCGTCTCCGTAAGGATCGGCCCATGACCAGTATCACCATTCGGATGCCGGGAGATGTAATCAAGGAACTGAAGCGCATCGCCCCTCTTCTCGGTTTCTCCGGCTACCAGCCTCTGATTCGCGCTTACATCGGCCAAGGTTTGCGGCGAGATCTGGAGAAAATCGAAAGCCGGCCCAAGCTCAATGACCTGGTGAAGAGCCTGCGCCGTTATGGGGTTGCCGAGGAGGTGATTTCCTCGGCGATTGCTGAACTGCGAACGGCCTAACCCGCGCGTCACCGCCGATATCGACGCCCCGTGTTGCCCATGGGCTGTAGATCATCACTCGAACCCTAGGAGAAACACCATGATCGTTGAAGCACGGGTAACCATCAACGGATCCAAGGCGGCGATCTGGGCCGCAATCACCAACATCGAGAACGCCTCGGAAACCATCAGCGGAATCCAAAACATTGAGGTTCTCGAAAAACCGGCAAACGGGCTCGTAGGACTAAAGTGGCGAGAGACCCGAATGCTATTCGGCAAGCCAGCTACCGCGGAAAAGTGGATCACTGATGCTGCTGAGAACGAGTTCTACAAAACCAGAGCGGAAAGTGATGGATTTGTATTCTTATCCACCATGAGTATTTCAGAGAGCAGTGGCGGCATGATGTTGACCAGTTCTCATGATTCCAAGCCACAAGGTATCGGTG comes from the Terriglobia bacterium genome and includes:
- a CDS encoding BrnT family toxin; the protein is MDVVYRLSGISFVWDRRKAQTNLQKHGIAFETACEIFFDPFVRLIETEVVSGEEREAAVGMTSDWRLLKVIYVFRPEAVRIISARPITLRERKTYEEQGIAGASP